The nucleotide window AGCTTGGTGAATAATGATTCTCTATCTTGCCCCGCGACTCAGTTCTCGCTGGCTTCAATTCTTCCATTAGGTATATCCAGCTCCATGCCTAACTTCACGACGAAGCTTGCCCCTGGAGCCAAATACAATCTGTCTATGGTAATTAAGTATTCGAATCTTCTTAGTGGAACATATCCACTTCAATTTAAATTGATCGACTCTGACGCCCAAGATCCAATTCACTCTGATGTTGCCCTTGCAGCAAATCTGGTTGTTGACCTGGGAGCACCATCAGTTCCTCAAAATCTTGCTGCAGTGATAGGGCGAAGAGGAGCCGTTAGCTTATCGTGGAGTCCTTCTCAAGATAAAGAAACTCAGGTTATTTACTATAACATTTATGCGGACTCGGGATTTGGTCCTCAACTGATAGGTCAATCCAACATTCCGAGCTTTAGCACGACTGCGAGTGGATCTGTGATTTATAAAATTCAGGCGATAGATTGGGTGGGAAATCTATCAGAGTTTAGCAAGGATCTTGTTGTCACTACATCGACAAGAAGAAAGTAGTCGTGGATGTTGTTGGTATAAACATTGGCCCTCGCTTTATTGAGCGAGGGCTTTATCGAGAACAACTTGATAGCTATGGAAGATACTTCGCAAAGTTTTAAGAATGGCTTGCCCTGGAGTGGCAGAGACACGGCTGCCATCGATAGAACCAATAACAGCATCCAGTTTTCGCTCAAAGCTGAGAGGCAGATAACCGCGACTCAGTAACAACCAATCGGCAATCATGACGGAAGTTCTGCCATTCGCATCTTCAAAGGGATGGAGGCTTACGAGCCAGTAGCGCGATAAGGCGGCGGCGACCAAGGGGTGAGAGTGCTTATCAAGGGGAAGCATGTTCTCGTAGTAGTAGCTAAGAAATTTCGGCAATTCTTCAGGAGCACAGGCCTTGTGAGGTCCAATAAATACATCCACGGCTCTGATAGAAGCCTCAGTCTGTTGCCTCATCATAGCGTTAATTTGCAGAATGTCTTGTTCTCGCGGAAGCTGCTCGGCTGCAACTTTCTCTGCAACATAAGTGTTGGCGGCAATCCAGCCTTCCCGTGATCCACGTTTCAATGTGCCGGACGAGCGCAGGCGATAGGGGCTCAGGCGTTGTAGTCCGGCGTGCCATTCTTGAGGGGAGAGTGACTCGGCCCATTCGCGATGCTGCTCTATTTTTTGAATCAGAGACTCCACTTGTGAAGTCTCTGATTCGGTCATTTTCAAAGTAAGACTGCGAAAAAGACTGGATTCCATTTCCACTTCCAATTTCTAATTGGCGCGCACCATTTCTAGGCTTGTTGCTGAAAGACTCCACTGCAGAGTGGATTCCATTTTTTGAGTCTTTTCATTCCAGACATATTGAGGCGCAAGAATTTCAATTCTGTCTTCTGCTGAGAGCGTCAGACTCATCTCTACCAGGTGGTCCCTTCTGGATCCGCCAAAACTCATGGAAAATTGCGAGAAATCACAGGAAGTCAAAGTCGAGTTGCAACCGTAAATACGGTACTCATTGCCTCCGGTTGCGGAGCGGTTCACAAGATCAATAAGCGCTTCCCCGTCGTCGCCAATCAGGCTGCGCACAGTTTTATATTTTTGGCCATTGTACTCAGATGTGTAGGCATCGCTTTCGAAATAAAGATTTCCGCTCATTTCACCATGAAGTTGATTTTGGAAGTGTGGGGTGAACGGAGTTTGATCCAATGAAATTTTGATACGGCCCGGAATCACTTTTCCATCTTGGTCGGTGTAGCGAGCTGGAGCATTCAATGCGAGCGTGAATTGTTTGGCGTAAGATTTTTCCGCCTGATGAGTGGATTTCGCCAAGGCATATTGAGGAAAACTGATTGTGCTAGCCATGCCTGCAGTCAAAGTAAGGACGCTGGCCATAAATTCTTTTTTCATCGGGAACTCCTTTGGGTTGTTGTTACAGGAAGGGGTATACCCTAGGTCTGGAGATATTATCCAATTGAATAAAAAAATGCTTTTGATAGCAATTTGATATATAAGAAATTCATGTTTAATTGGAACTATCTGGAAACATTCGTGATTCTGTCCGAGAACCTGAGTTTTAGTGAGACGGCCAAGGTCCTCAATACAGCTCAGCCAGCGATCTCCCGGCAGATTAGGCTCTTGGAAGACAGCCTGGGGTATCCACTGTTCATCCGCAGCCGCAAGAGCGTGGTCCTATCCAAGGAAGGACAGCAGCTGAAAGTTCAATTGGCTCCCTTGGTAGAAGAGATCAAAAAGCTTTTCTTTGAAAGGCAGGCAGTGGGAAGCCTGCTGTCTGGAGCCATCCGAATCGGGAGTATGCAAGAAGCGGGACAGATCTTACTGATGCCGAAGATCAGTCAATTCCTAAGAATTCATCCTGACTTAGATATCCATACAACCTTCATGTCCTCAAACCAGGTGAGCGAGGCGGTCCTGAAGGGCAGTCTTGATTTCGGCTTTGTCTACCGTCTGCCAGAAAGTAAAACCTTAAGAGCCTATGCCCTCACCGAAGACTGTCCAGTATTGATTCAGTCAGCGAAGTCGAAAGTGCCTTTGGCGGCCAGAAAGACCTTGGAGTTTGTGGGCTATCGTGAGGACGATCTTTATGCCAAGGAATTTCTAAGCCGAATCTTGGCTAAGAGCGAGCAGAAGAAAGTACGCTTTCGCTCAAGTGTAAATTCACACTCAGCCATGGTGCAGCTGGTGTTGGAGGAAGATCTGCTGGCGGTTCTTCCAAAAAATAGCGCGCTGAGGGCTCTTGAAAAAAATAAAATCAAAGTTGTGACCGAAGATGCGAAGACCCATCCATTGCATCTGATCTGTCATGAGCAGATGCTTGTCGATAAAAAGAAGAAAATATTCCGGGACTTTCTAATGAAGGAATTTAGAGCCAAGTAAGACAGATCAGATCCTGCTATTACACCAATGCGGGAATTTGAGTCCGCTCAAGATTCTGTATTGTGGTTGTTGCAATATTGGCTAACGCTTCCTTGGTCAGAAATGCTTGATGAGATGTAATCAAAACATTAGGGAAAGTTGTCAGGCGAGCCAAAATATCATCCTCAATGCCTTCAATGGATTGATCATTGAAGAAGATGCCTTCTTCCTCCTCATAGACGTCTAAACAGGCTCCGCCAATTTGATGTGTCTTGAGTGCATTAATCAGAGCTTTAGTATCTATAATCGCGCCTCGCCCCGTATTGATGAGAATCGCATTGCGTTTCATCTGCCCAAAAGCCTGTTCATTTAAAAGATATCTTGTGTGTTCGTTCAAAGGACAGTGCAAAGAAAGGACATCTGAATTTCTATATATTTCATTCAAGGTGACGTACTCTATGTCGATCTTCAGGTCTGTATTGGGATGCGGATCAAATGCAAGAACTCGGCAGCCAAACCCCTTCATGATAGTTGCAAAGACTCTTCCAATTTTTCCCGTTCCAATTACGCCAACGGTTTTACCATGTAAATCAAATCCTACTAAACCATCGAGAGCAAAATTCAGCTCGCGCACACGGTTGTGGGCACGGTGAATCTTTCGGTTCAAAGTGAGGAGCAAAGCCGTTGCATGCTCAGCGACCGCGTAAGGGGAATATTCTGGCACACGAAAAACTTGAAGGCCCAAATTCTGAGCCGCATTGAGGTCAATGTTATTATAGCCGGCACATCGTAAGGCAATATATTTAATATTGAGGTCGGCGAGTATCCTTAGAACGGGGGCGTCTAAAACATCATTTACAAAACAACAGACGGCATGGTGCCCCTTTGCGAGTTGGGCAGTCTGTTCCGTCAGTCTGGATTCAAAAAAATGAAATTCCAGGGAACTTTTCTGATTGCTCTGCTTGAAAATTTCAACTTCATATTTTTTTGCGCTAAAGAAGGCAACTTTCATAGAGTATCCTTTATCCAAAAACAATAATTCCCTGTTTCTTCATGCGCTCTTTCTTTTGGGAAAGAAGGAACATCGTGCCTCCGCCGACAGAACAGAAAAGAGCCATGATCGGGAACCAGGAAGACCAACCATATCTATCCAACAACCAACCCATGATTGGCATAGCGGCTGCGGCTCCATAGTATTGAAAAGAATCAATCACACCAGAGGCAAAGCCCGCCATTTTTTTGCCGCCGATATCCATGGGTGCCGCTGCACCGACAATGGAATGAGTGGCATTGATAGGAAATGAAATCATAATAAGCATTGCCATGGCAATTGCGACGTTAACGAGATCCATTCCAATCAGAACTCCTCCACCTAGCA belongs to Bdellovibrio svalbardensis and includes:
- a CDS encoding Fic family protein, with product MESSLFRSLTLKMTESETSQVESLIQKIEQHREWAESLSPQEWHAGLQRLSPYRLRSSGTLKRGSREGWIAANTYVAEKVAAEQLPREQDILQINAMMRQQTEASIRAVDVFIGPHKACAPEELPKFLSYYYENMLPLDKHSHPLVAAALSRYWLVSLHPFEDANGRTSVMIADWLLLSRGYLPLSFERKLDAVIGSIDGSRVSATPGQAILKTLRSIFHSYQVVLDKALAQ
- a CDS encoding LysR family transcriptional regulator, whose amino-acid sequence is MFNWNYLETFVILSENLSFSETAKVLNTAQPAISRQIRLLEDSLGYPLFIRSRKSVVLSKEGQQLKVQLAPLVEEIKKLFFERQAVGSLLSGAIRIGSMQEAGQILLMPKISQFLRIHPDLDIHTTFMSSNQVSEAVLKGSLDFGFVYRLPESKTLRAYALTEDCPVLIQSAKSKVPLAARKTLEFVGYREDDLYAKEFLSRILAKSEQKKVRFRSSVNSHSAMVQLVLEEDLLAVLPKNSALRALEKNKIKVVTEDAKTHPLHLICHEQMLVDKKKKIFRDFLMKEFRAK
- a CDS encoding 2-hydroxyacid dehydrogenase, translating into MKVAFFSAKKYEVEIFKQSNQKSSLEFHFFESRLTEQTAQLAKGHHAVCCFVNDVLDAPVLRILADLNIKYIALRCAGYNNIDLNAAQNLGLQVFRVPEYSPYAVAEHATALLLTLNRKIHRAHNRVRELNFALDGLVGFDLHGKTVGVIGTGKIGRVFATIMKGFGCRVLAFDPHPNTDLKIDIEYVTLNEIYRNSDVLSLHCPLNEHTRYLLNEQAFGQMKRNAILINTGRGAIIDTKALINALKTHQIGGACLDVYEEEEGIFFNDQSIEGIEDDILARLTTFPNVLITSHQAFLTKEALANIATTTIQNLERTQIPALV